CAGGACCAGCACCAGGCTGCCGGTCACCTTGAGGAGCGCCGGCCAGGCCGCAGGCTCCACCAGGGCCCCGGTCTCGGCCGCGCCGGTGGCCACGGTCCGGGCCGCCTCCTCGGCGGCCTGGACAGCGGTGGCGGCCAGGGCCAGGAGCGGGGCGCCGGTGACGATCCCGCGCCGCGTCACCCCATGTTCTTCACCCGGTCGGCCTGGCTGATGATCTCGGTGATCCGCACCCCGAAGCGCTCGTTGAGGACGATCACCTCGCCCTTGCCCATCATCTTGCCGTTGACGTAAATGTCCACCGGCTCGCCGGCCGCCTTGTCCAGCTCCACCACCGAGCCTTGGGTGAGCTGCAGGAGGCGGTTGACGATCATGGTGCTTCTGCCCAGCTCCACCGTCACCTCCAGGGGCACGTCCAGGAGGAATTCCAGGTTCTGGGTGCCCAGCTGCTGGGCAGACCCGTCCCCCAGCTCTTCGAACTCAGCGGCGTGGCTGCCGCCGCCCATGGCCACGGACCACTCGTCCCCGCCCTTGGCCGCCTTGCCGCCCCCGCTCTGATCGGACAGGGCATCGGCCCAGGCATCGTCCAGGGATTTGTCCGGCATGACTTCCCCCTTGCCGCTCGCAGCGGCTAGTCGTTGTTGGGATCCAGAACCCGTTTGACGATCTGGAAGGCCTTGTTGCCCCGGTGGATGCCGGGCTTGCCCATGTACTTGCGGATCCCGGCGATGAAGGCGGGCAGGAGGTCATCCTTGCGGTTGCCCAGCTGGATGATGTCGCCCACCCCCAGCTCCATGATGTCGCCGGCCGGGATGAAGGCCCGTCCGAGCTCCACCTTGATGGAGATGGGCAGGTTGCCGGTGTTCTCGGTGATGAGCTTGCGGGTGGTCATGTCCTCGCCCGCTTTCTCCCTCTGGAAGGTGGTGGTCAAAAGATGCTTGATGGATTCCAGATTGGTGAGCGGGATGCAGGAGGTGATGCTGCCGACGCTGCGCTCCATGTCCACCTCGAACTTGTTGATGATCACCACGTCCTCGGGCTCGCAGATCTTGGCGAACTGCGGGTTGATCTCGCTGCGGATGTACTGGACCGTCACCGGATGCAGGGAGTGCCAGGCCTTCTCCATGTCGGTGAAGATGATGTTGACCACCCGCCGGATCAGACGCTGCTCGATGGGGGTGAAGTCCCGGCCCTCGATGCGGATGTTGCGGCGGCCGCTGCCACCCAGGAAGCTCTCCACAAAGGCGAAGACCACCCGGGGCTCCATGACCAGGAGGGCATGGCCGCGGAAGGGATCCATCTTGAAGATCTGCAGCGAGCTTGGCACCGGCAG
This window of the Thermodesulfobacteriota bacterium genome carries:
- the fliN gene encoding flagellar motor switch protein FliN — encoded protein: MPDKSLDDAWADALSDQSGGGKAAKGGDEWSVAMGGGSHAAEFEELGDGSAQQLGTQNLEFLLDVPLEVTVELGRSTMIVNRLLQLTQGSVVELDKAAGEPVDIYVNGKMMGKGEVIVLNERFGVRITEIISQADRVKNMG
- the fliM gene encoding flagellar motor switch protein FliM, with protein sequence MEQILSQDEVDALLKGITGGEIEEVEEPIDAEALGYTPYDFTRQDRLVQIKMPALEVINDAFLRALRTSLSTALRRIIDITTVPMELDRFGNFIRTLPVPSSLQIFKMDPFRGHALLVMEPRVVFAFVESFLGGSGRRNIRIEGRDFTPIEQRLIRRVVNIIFTDMEKAWHSLHPVTVQYIRSEINPQFAKICEPEDVVIINKFEVDMERSVGSITSCIPLTNLESIKHLLTTTFQREKAGEDMTTRKLITENTGNLPISIKVELGRAFIPAGDIMELGVGDIIQLGNRKDDLLPAFIAGIRKYMGKPGIHRGNKAFQIVKRVLDPNND